The DNA region cttagtttttagtttttcatttaatccttgagcatttttatttttatgcttgtaactaaaatctttagaattctggtctaaatttttatctaccttcctagacctaggtgtggtagttttagcatgaagagctacatgtttttccttaatgctagcatgcttcctatttttatggtaaatagcattaaaatgataaaaattggaattagcatgctttttaccattatttaaggggatagactcaataaatgatacatttcgttttaccttggaggctcccccttgatctatgcttcctcctttagttttgaccgctttcttccccttaggacattggcttcggtaatgtcctttttgattgcaagagaagcacacaatgtgctccttgctcttctttgttgtaggaacggtctccttgggcttcaccttgcattttagtgccacttggcccttcttcttggccaatttggggtacttgctcttgtagtgcccatattccctacactcaaaacatataatatgatttttatttttaattgaaatatttataccttcatgtgtagggatgacatcttctccttttgatctggatgtagaggcttcttcttgatcctGCAATAATGAtccacgctccccctcaatcctagaggtggaggcttcttcctcttcatcctcggatgttgaacatctctcaacttccgaatcgtcatgcacatgaaataaggagtaaaCTCCTTTGGCTTTACCTTCGTGCTCTATTGAGGatggactttcttcttcttcctccggtgTTGAGaacctctcaacctcggagtcctcttcttcttctttttggtcttgattcaatgaatcaccctcatttgatttttcttggattggtacagtggagggttcttcatgaagttttgtcaatttgctccatagctctttggcatcttcaaattctccaattttctccaagatgttgctcggcaatagattgaccaaaagcttgttcactttgtcattagcctcacacctttggatttgttcttggctccacttgctcctcttgagaattttgccctttgaattctttggagcttcgaagccttccattagagcaaatcattgctctatctccatcataagaaaattttcaattcttgatttccaagaattgaaactggtggatacatatggtggaggcacccttgtgtcgaaatcgagttcatctcggaattccatcttgaagttgagcctttttgatgaagtcttcgacttgtagaattgctccaacctcttcaccctctagctttttgccccttctggggatgattccggtgaagagcgacctcactctgataccacttgttgggaccgaaaatggagttagagagggggggtgaatagctcggcgtgatctcgtgctcgtcgttgcttgtttcttcaaagatatgcagcggaaaatacaaagaaacaaacacacaacactaactctaggatttacttggtatccacctcaacaagaggtgactaatccaaagatccacacactcacgcaccctccactatgaaaatactcctttacggtaactaccaaaggtggagaagccttacaacactctcaatacaagaagtaaggaaagggaaaacaaaatacaagcaaaagcttacaagatatgcactgaaaaccctaaccctaacttcttgttgtagcccgCCTTTTGATCTTGGATCACCAGCAAACCTTGCTTCAAGAACccctcaagaactggcggtagagTGAAGAAGAAACTGTGGAGAGCTGCTGTGTCGCTGGAGAAGAATCAAGGAAGAACTGCGCAGAAAAACGCTCCCCAACGGTTTTATCCGCGCCAAcggttgaatcccaatcgattgaatttctcccaatcgattgaggaggctttgaatcgatcgattgatcgatccaaagcgcctctgtgctcttagaATCGCCCTGAATCAATTACcggatcgattcaaggcttcttgAGCGATTCAAGGCTTCTTGAGCTATTTccaacactccaatcgatcgatcgatcgattggagattttaatcgattaactgatcgattcagaagctcactgttcgcttaaaaactctcccaatcgattgaccgatcgattggggaagtttcaatcgattaaccaatcgattcaacccATTTCTGTGTGAATTCAcgtcacccaatcgattgaccaatcgattgaacccccaatagattggaaagtagaaaactggctagagcttgaaattagcttcgtttcacatctgagatcacctcattccgatatccgagtcaaaagttatggccttcggaagctcactacgtccgaacttcctagttccatgccaactccctattggacttacgaccgctaagagttcggtcaacttttgacccatctagactttctccttgtgccaggtgttcggtcaaccttgacccacttggacttatcatctcgtgccaagtgtccagtcctccatgacccacttggacttccttctaccagatatccgatcacccttgacccatctggatttccttgtgtctggcttcactcaccaggtctttccattgcccggcttcactcaccgggactttcccctgtctggcttcactcaccaggactttcacttgcctggcttcactcaccaggactttcccaactgcccggctttactcatcgggactttcacctagcttcactcactaggacttctcaactGCCCGACTTCaatcaccgggactttcacctagcttcactcactaggattttcatctgcctggcttcactcaccaggacttcccacacggacgattgcacctgcaatctccacgacctgtcagtctccatgtattgtctcaatgtattgtcaaacatcgaaacccaaatatcaagactcaagcttgagtcaactcaagcttactcaaccaggtcaaccttgacctagggaatattgcaccaacacctcctacaaatgatggacaattaaggaataagatttggtagatcatttacattgaatagcATCACAAAGTAAtcgaaatcctagtatctattcccctccattcactacgctcattctctccctctttactatctttcttttctcttctatttcttatcctaacatttgtaaaccacttttcgattgtctagataattcgtcaTGCGAAGTTAaatagtgcttaatcaacaatccctgtggatacaataatcttttatattactgacgacataaCCATATACTTGCGGTGATGTAacaaccaacacctcaaaaataACATTCTAAGCATCTTCCGCTCTTGCGCACTACTCAGAAAATGCCTCCACAACGCCATAACGCTACTTCGACAATCTAAGACTCACGACTTTAGATTTTTACAAGTTGTTGGTATAGTTTTGTTTACAGTTTTATAATTGTAGTTCTTATACATAATATTTGTAATATTTCTTCAAACtactagtggattgtccatcgaaagcactatTATGTGCGGGTcttagagtaagagtcgtcactggcttcaaaccaagtatatcaaagtgttagcgattgcttGTCTTTCTTTCTATTTTTATTCCATTGCTTATCTCTTGAAAGTGTTTAAACGaacatgaaagccacgagcgatattcactctccccccctcccccctctagcataACCATCCTGCATAAAAGAATTGATTCTAAATGCTCTAGTCAAGGTTGCTCATAAAGACTTATTCCGGACGCCTGGACTCAATCTCATCCGATCCAAATCAGTCATGGTTTATCCAAATCAATCATATTTTGGTCTAAGCGCCTGGAACCTTTCTAGGGCACTCGGACTTATCCGGGGTGCCTGAACCTGTATTGGGCACTCGAACTTGTCTAAGGCGCCTAACATTTGGGGCGCCTGGAACTGTCTAGGGCTTTAGGACCTCAGGGGTGCCCGGACCTCTAGGGCGCTTGGACCTATCTAGAGCACCTAGAGCAATCCAAGTTGCTTAGAATCAAGTCCAGTTCACTTTGGACTTGATATGGATGCATTAGGTTTGTGTTTGCATATCCCCTAGTTTTGCTTCCAACTCTAGGTTCCTATAAGATAAGCATACAAACAAGCAACATAGCATAATTATGTAAGTCTATCTAACCTAGTAGACTAACCTTTTGTTTGGAGTTCACTCCTTTAAGAGGGTTCACTCCtttaggattttcctttgccaagtatccgatcacatGGACCTATTTGGAGTTTTACCTAACATCTGGTTCTCACTAACCTTCTAGGTTTTTCCTTTGCTAatcatccggtcacccttgacttgaTTAGACTTTTGCATAACATCCTATTCTCACTAATCTACTAGGTCTTGCCCTTGTTAGTCATCCAATAACCCTTGACTTGATTAGACTTTTGTCTAACATCAGGTTCTTATTAATCTACTAGGTCTTTCTTGCTAGTCATCCAATCAATCTtgacttgactagacttctctttGCTAGTCACCTAATCAATCTTGTTGACTAGACTTCTTACTTTCAAAAATCATGTCCTGTTTAGATAACCCTTGGTCAAATCTGACCAGACATTGATATATTGTCAAATGTCAAAATCTTAGAGGTTAATTGTACGAACACAACCCACTTAGACTTCACGTCCCATGCTAAGTTTTCTGTTATGcatgatccacttgaactttttttttaccaaatatttgatcttttatgactcacttggactttgctCTTGTTATTATCTTTTACTAAATGTCTAATCCTTcatcatccacttggactttactcttGCCTACTCATTGTTGGACTTTGAACTATTATGTATTCGATCAACCGTGATCTATTTAAACTTCTTCACTGTCAAGTAGCAGGTCAACTTTAACCTACTTGATTTTTCACTCAACCATCATTATCCAAGTCAATTAGTTAACTTAGTCACCTTGACCACCACCGATCTTCATTCTAACAAActctttaatcaataaatatattgatcaaatattaaaactcaattCCAATCAACTTGAACTTGGTCAACCGAGCTTAGTCAACTTTGTTCAGAAGTACTTAATAGCACcaataataattttaactaaaattatttgaatatgtattagttattttttaaggtcaaattataaaattttaaattttatagatAAAATGATAATTCAAATTCTCTTGGCACAACTCCTTTTCATCACCACAAATTCTAAACCTTAAATTTCATTGCTTTCTACACCCAACATCTCTCAGGCAAGCGATTTCATTGTGATTGTCGTTTACCACCATCTCTATTGAATAGTCATTGTTTATTATAATTCATATATACTTCGAATCAATTAATTATGGAGGTACTTGACTTAGTCTTAAGAAAATTTTCCACTGATCATCAAGATAAATCGAAAAATACTTATAAAGACTCATCCAAGTGACCAACATTCTTAGGATTATTGTCCCACCAGAAGAAAGTCATTATTATTGCTCTATTATCATCTCCCATTAGCCATTAAAATCGATACTTGTGGTTAGCATATATGctcatcattcaacaaaaattCATACAATTTCTCATAAATAAATTTCAAGATTACCATTGTTGTCATGAGTTAGATGAAACACTAGCTCTCCAGTTCTTTTCGATAATATATAGTCTATGAAACAAAAATTAGGAACACTTCAAAACTCATACTACCAAGACTAATTCATTGAAATttaacttaaaactcaaactctCTTCTTCGACTAAACCATTTTGAGTTTACGAGGATATTAAAATGATTTATCCTATAAGATTATGTGGTaacaataatataattttttttggtgGAGTTTACAAGTTTTGGTTAAattatataaaagtaataaatccAGTTAATTTAGTTGACTAGGACGTGATTAATCTGACGCTATGGAAAATAGACGGCTAAGAAATTTATCATTACGTGgttaaattatgtaaaaataataatcTCAACACGATGAGCCCAGAAATTTAACATCTTTTAATTATGTCTTTCatttaagagaattttttttacaaatatataataacaAGAATTTGATCGTAAATATTTAGGTGAAAATTTGAATATCTTTCCGTGACACCGTGATCTTGAAGACGTGGTTAAATTATATAAGCACTATATGCTCATGGTGGTTAgattatattttaaatgaaaaattaagagCATCCGTAACACTAATGTATTATAATATTCACTATCTCATCAAAAGATATGGGGTCCACTGTCACATAttcattataacaacatatctctTTTACTCACATCCCTTTTAATATTAATATGGGCCCCACCATACACTTATTCatctcttttattaattttttaaataatattaaaaattttataatttaaaaaagaaaaaaaatattaaaaaatgaagagagaagaTGTTCAAAAGTGTTCAAATCTTTGAACACACCTCATTATGGGTGCTCTAATAAATATAGagaatacttaataaaataattcGAAAGCACAGAGTCACATGTGTCCTTGTCAACAATTCGAGAAATCAGCGAAAGCGACGCAAATGGCCGGAGAACTCGCTTACGACCGTCAAAATTCCACGTCCCACGTTTAACACCAAATCCTccttccctccctccctccctcctttcaaataattaattaatcaattaaataattaattaaatccaAGCCCTGCTCCGCGTTGAATTATCCACTCACAATTATAAACCAACCCAATATTCTCGTGTAGTGTAAAATAGGCCGAGCAGTCGTCGACCGTGAGCTAGTCCAATCCGTCTTGGTCTATATCGTGCTCGCCACGATCCCATAGctattttgaaattcaaattgagATGGTTCCCTAatttaatttgtaatatatatctcaACTTAAACCTAGTGCTCGATGATCATCCGTAACTAATTTATATGAGttttgatcgtaaatatatattaCCATGATTCATGTGTCAACTAAAAGCATCTCCAATAAAAACTTTGTTAGAAATTTGTAAAATTAAAACATCTCATCAAAAAGAGCTTTTATGATTATGTatgtaaaatttgaaaattttaatttattgaaaactcaaatcTGTTTTATTTCTTAAAGGTGAAGTTAATAATTAATGTCAATGAttgttataatattttattttataaataattaataataaatttatttatggaGAAAATTAATGTACATGAATCATACAATTATATGTggagattattaaaaaaaaattcaaattttaatcatTGGAATATTTCAATGAATGTGACATATTAAAATCTTAAAAGACGTTCATTCAAAACTTTACCCTAACTTGTACACGCATCGTTGTCATGGCTCATTTGCTGCCGCCGCAAATTAGACCACATCCTTCAAATGGGTCCATAACCGACCACTTAAAGCACAGAATCCTAAACGATATTGCAATGCTGCCAAAACGTTCAAACTCTTTAGTTTTCAAGCCACGTGTCCGCTTTCCACACCGCCCATCGCTCTATATGTATTTCAAGCATTTTCTCCCCTCCACCCTCCACTTGGCCTCCCCTTCCCTCGCCGGCGACATGGCAACCTCCCGCCTTGCGCCGGCCTCCTTCGCGCCGCCGCACCGCGCAGCCCTTCCTAGATCGTCAGTGACGTCGGCGACGGCCGTTAAGTCGAGGAGGACTCCGGGCATGGTGGCAGTTACCACGCCGCAGCCGCCGCACGTTGAGAAGCGCGGGGCAGGGGGGCTGGCGCTGTCGGACGTGTGGAGAGAGATCCAGGGGGAGAATGATTGGGCAGGGATGGTGGAGCCGTTGAGCCCACTCCTCCGCGATGAGATCGTCCGGTACGGCGAGCTGGTGGCGGCGTGCTACAGAGGCTTCGACCTCGACCCGGCCTCCGGCCGCTACCTCAACTGCAAGTACGGAAAGCGGAGCCTGCTCCGCGAGGTGGGCCTGCCCGACTCCGGATATGTCGTCACCCGCTACGTGTACGCCACCCCGGACGCAACGGGCTGTAGCAGGTGGATTGGGTACGTAGCGGTCGCTTCGGACGAAACCGTCCGCAGGCTCGGCCGCCGCGACGTTCTCGTGTCCTTCCGTGGGACGGTTACCCAGGCGGAGTGGCTCGCCAACTTCATGAGCGCACTGCAGCCGGCGCGGCTCGACCCGAGCGAACCCCGGGCGGAGGTGCGGGTCGAGTCGGGGTTCCTAAGCCTGTACACGTCGGATATGTCCGGATGCCGGTTCAGCGAAGGGAGCTGCCGGGAGCAGTTGCTGGCCGAGGTGGCGCGGCTTCTGGGGGAGtacaaggaggaggaggaggtgagcGTGACGGTGGCGGGGCACAGCATGGGGAGCGCCTTGGCGATGCTTCTAGGCTACGACCTGGTGGAGCTGGGGCTGAACCGGGGCGGAGAGGTTCCGGTGACGGTCTATTCCTACGGCGGGCCGCGGGTGGGCAACGCCGGGTTCAGGCGGCGATGCGAGAAGCTGGGGCTGAAGGTGCTGCGGGTGGCCAACGTGAACGA from Zingiber officinale cultivar Zhangliang chromosome 4B, Zo_v1.1, whole genome shotgun sequence includes:
- the LOC121978519 gene encoding phospholipase A1 EG1, chloroplastic/mitochondrial-like, which translates into the protein MAHLLPPQIRPHPSNGSITDHLKHRILNDIAMLPKRSNSLVFKPRVRFPHRPSLYMYFKHFLPSTLHLASPSLAGDMATSRLAPASFAPPHRAALPRSSVTSATAVKSRRTPGMVAVTTPQPPHVEKRGAGGLALSDVWREIQGENDWAGMVEPLSPLLRDEIVRYGELVAACYRGFDLDPASGRYLNCKYGKRSLLREVGLPDSGYVVTRYVYATPDATGCSRWIGYVAVASDETVRRLGRRDVLVSFRGTVTQAEWLANFMSALQPARLDPSEPRAEVRVESGFLSLYTSDMSGCRFSEGSCREQLLAEVARLLGEYKEEEEVSVTVAGHSMGSALAMLLGYDLVELGLNRGGEVPVTVYSYGGPRVGNAGFRRRCEKLGLKVLRVANVNDPVTKLPGMFLNEASARRLPWGAGAGAYYTHFGVEVALDFFDVRNYPMCVHDIEAYLSLLKCPRVKKKKKQVVSSNNDADDGVVEVLMKMARRFLEEGRLDVILWRWLEAAMQVSNVVQSLKI